One Oncorhynchus keta strain PuntledgeMale-10-30-2019 chromosome 23, Oket_V2, whole genome shotgun sequence DNA segment encodes these proteins:
- the LOC127910940 gene encoding galactose-specific lectin nattectin-like: protein MAMLTTLLLLSAVFALGDARGSRDCDRRACPPGWPSDSTHCYHYVPIMTTWPEAERRCLLLGGNLASVHSLPQYRFLQSVIRNSTRKVQRTWIGANDAIKEGLWLWSDGSRFNYQNWAPGQPSNSDHFVVKDNTNSREHCMEMNYGASRCQNDAPCWYKRPFLCSRKR, encoded by the exons ATGGCGATGTTGACCACTCTTCTGCTTCTCAGCGCTGTCTTTGCTCTGGGAGATGCAAGGGGTAGCAGAG ACTGTGATCGCAGAGCCTGCCCACCTGGCTGGCCCAGCGATTCGACACACTGCTATCACTACGTCCCCATCATGACCACATGGCCAGAGGCAGAG aggaGATGTTTGCTCCTTGGAGGTAACCTGGCATCAGTGCACAGCCTTCCCCAGTATCGTTTCCTTCAGTCTGTCATCAGGAATAGTACCAGGAAAGTTCAGCGCACCTGGATAGGAGCCAACGACGCCATCAAG GAGGGTCTCTGGCTGTGGAGCGACGGGTCCAGGTTTAACTACCAGAACTGGGCCCCGGGTCAACCCTCTAACTCTGACCACTTTGTTGTGAAAGACAACACGAACAGCCGGGAGCATTGCATGGAGATGAACTATGGAG CTTCTCGCTGCCAGAACGATGCCCCTTGCTGGTACAAACGTCCCTTCCTGTGTTCCAGAAAGCGCTGA